The window TTGGAACCAttagatattttttaaatttgataataATGCATCTctagttaattatatatctttaatTGTTTAGTCTATGAATAATCAGTTGGTTGTGCTACTTTAAATGGAAATTCTGaatatgtataataataagCAGAGTTACCTAAATGGACTCTTGTGTTGTCACCTCTATTGTTAGTTCAAATAAAAACCCTTCCAGTAAATAAGAATAATTGGGGACTCTGTTTGCTGCCAAATAATCCTTAATCAATGATGTTAAAAAGCTTGTTTACTCGCGTGACAAATTGAAAGCTTGTCATTTTCTACGAGTCCTCAGAACAGTGCATGACATATCTGTATATGTTTCAATTCAACTTATCTGAGATGGACTAAAGTAATATGCGTCAACTTATTTCTTACTTAGCGACAGCTTGAGTGTTGCTTTGTCAAACTGCGCAGCTTCTCCACTTGGCTACTTCTGTAATCTTCTTTTTTATCTCCTTATCCATCGCTCCATTCTGTTTACTGTTAATTTCCAAGGACATTTCTTGTCATTCTTTCTTTATTCTCCTTCTCATCCTTGCCAGTAGCCTTGTACATATACAAGATATAATACCTATTTAGATAGGTATGTGTTATAgattgtatatttgtatatatagttTGTTATTATCTCCTTTTTAAGGCATGTTATCATCGTcgtcgtcatcatcatcatcatcattattaattATGGGTCTGTTTAGCCTATCTTAAATTCGTTcataagtattttattttattacattgAGCAAACTGCAAACTttcacttataagttattattaGTTTGGATGATTTTGTTAGTAACTTTTAACTtattattatgtataaaaactaaaaaaaaaaataacaattaagtACTAAAAGTCACCCTTCTAAAGTACAGAGTGCATTTTTATGAAGTCAAATTACAAAAATCAAATAAGCAACTCAAATAAGTACATATTTTCTACTTTTCAGAATTTAACTTATCATAAGCTGTGATATTCAATTTGTAAtgtaaaatacattaaaaatctcTGTGTCAACATCATATGGCACCACGGTCCGTCACAACAGTAGTAGCGGGGTTGGCTCACTTTTTTCACAACTCTAAATGAGATGAACATACTCTTGGAAGTTTATAGGGCTGTCTTGTGTCAAGCAAATGGGTTTGCTAAGTGAAAGTTTGTAGCAGTTGGCTTTTTAAAGTCTTCTCAGTAATTTTATCATAAGCATTTATTTCATCAGTTATATTCTAGTTTCCGTTGTAGTAAACATGCGTTTTCTTTGCACTAGATGCTGAAGTCCCTCTTCGAGACTGTTCTATTTGATGACTGTGGGAACCAGTGGACTCTGAGCAGACCAATGCTCAGTTTGATGCTCATAAATGAAGAGGTAATTGATTGATGTATCGTGTATGCTTGTCTTTTCTGATATCCTAATATCTTTAAGGTTGATGGTAACTGctgcttttttttttgccataacTTGTATTGAAAAAGAGCTGCATGCAATACTAATTCTGTTATACCGTATCTCATGTGGGCAAGTTAGCTACTATATTGCGAATCATTGTAGTGCTTATATTACACATGGAAAGGTAAAAGGTCACTGTTAATTGATTGTGGCCCATCCCCGTGGATGTTCAATGTCAAAATCTCCGGAATCTTATTCCTCAAcccaaaatattttcataaatttatgGATCACAACATGTTCTTGAATATTAAGATAGACCTAGGTTGATACATTAGGGTGAATGGGAGGTTGTCTCTTGACATGAGCCGGCTCATTTATCTGTATGACTTACACCAATATGTTCTTCAGTGATATCTATGTTAGCAATTAATAGCTCGAGGGCAATTTTCTTGAAATATGCAATACAGGAGATGGGTTTTCCGGTGAAGTGGCAAACTGAATTTCACAGTGCTTGTTTAGTTTGTTATGTACTAAAAGTTGAAGATTATATGATGAATGATGATAGTTTGTTATTTACATAGGAGTATTAACTAATTAAGTTTATTTTGTGCTTTGGAGTGTATTTGAAAACTGTGCGTATGGGGAACTTCACACAAACTCACAGTGTACTATGATATTACCTCATTTCTAATGTGAGAATGATTTTGTGCAGATGTTTGTCAACTTAAAAGCTCAGATTCTGGTGACACAAGTAAGTTTGACAAATTATACTGTCctattttttaacatttattACGGGAATTAGGTTATCTcattttgtttgtatatatactAGCTTGGCAACAAAGGTTGTCCCTCAAGGTGAACAGAAATGTTGGAAAGAGTTAATGAAAATATTGTAACAAGTAAATAAAACACACTAAAACATGTGAAAGTTGATGCAGAAGATTAATCTTAGACAGGAATCACGGGATAGTAAAATACACTTGAATAAGCTTCTGATTCAGGACAGGACAATCCATCTATCCTCATACTGCAAGTGAAATATGCCTCTTTCACGAATATAGCTAGGATGTTGGTCGATTATTAGTAACATACGTTTAGCGGGAAAAAAGCGTTGGACGAAAGAATCTTTATTTTTTCCTAAATCTACCAATTTGTACTCTGATATTATTGTTTCTTCATCATAATGCAGGTGGTGGGTGAACAACCACGTCTCTCTGCTTGCTTCGATAATCTTATGATGGGTATCAGCCGAAACTTGGAAGCAAAGAACAGGGACAAGTTTTCCCAAAATTTAACCAGGTTCAGGAATGAATTTCGTCAGAGATGAGGATTTCTTGAAGACATCGAAGAATCAATGTATATGTCGTGAAGAAAAGGCCAGAAATAGTAGTGAAAAGTGAAGACACAGATTAtagaaaaattatagataaatgAGGGAATTACCTTGCAGGATTTACAAAAGGGGTTGATATTTGGTGTACATGTATAAGATTAGACTTAGGTAAAGTCGTATATGAAACAAATGTATCTCAGGTTTGGAATTATGATCTCTGTATTGGTGCGAACTGCAAAGCGATGAGATAAATCTGCTTGGGTGGGGTATAGTTATAGACTTGTAGTTAATCACACCCccaatattttatctttttaggTAATGCAACTTAGCGGGGAATAGTTATAAACTTGTAGACTAGTTGATCACACCCCCAACCTTCAATCCTTTCAGAAGAATGCAAATCTTTCTGAAAGTGAAGTAGTtttggaaataaaaaaaatccggAGTTAAGTTTATGTTTTTTCAAGTACATAATATTGAAATAGTAAATAatgtgttttgatgatattGTTTATGAATTATGTGTATGAAAATAGCACCCATAACCAATGAAATAGGACCTGGGTGATATGTCAGGAGTCGGACTCAATTATATTGTAAGAGCAATGGAGTTGTAAATCAAAGTACATGTAGGGAAAATTTCATTCCAACAATGATTTCTTAAATCAttgatgttgtgtttggttgaataaatatgaaagaaatggaatgaaatttgattttcttatagacaaaatgtttataaattttgtaactTTCTGCATTTCATTCTCAATATTCTATACTAAAGATCACATTTCCCATTTTAGAAGGAATGTGCAATTTTTTTCTATCCTCGTCTTTTTTTCTAATCTTATGATAATAATTTTGCACttactaaatttttttcaaaattttcatcctATCTTTACTACTTTCATTTACTTTTAGTCATTGAATTTCATTACATTCCATTCTACTCAACCAAACATAATATAGGATCTTGTTCCAATTTCTTATCTTAGCTAACATCTCTGTTCTTCTAACtcttattttgtaatatatattataaaaaaatattttgtctcTCCTTACTTTTTAtaatagttatatttttttgttacataaaaaaacatattagaTAAGAAATGAATATAAAGAATTTCTTAAGTTATTATGATccgatattttatattaaatttgagaaataaattaagatattgTTAAAGTTGTTCAGTATCTTGGGCAGTTGAATTTTGTCATGATTCAAATTTGCCATTTTTGCAGGTggtattatttgttttaaatgtTTGTTTAAGGGCAATCTTGGCAGTGATCCAATCATTTAGATGTAAGAAGTATATTTCAAATTCTCTTCTATGAttagtttatttaatattaaaataatgactttattatttacatatttttagtttattaaatttaaattaatttgtggtcttttaattatttattaatgatagtatatatttaatactccctccgtctcaaaatatatatctcttttgaaaaagttacgcatattaaaaaaatattagttagataatattttctcacttATATCTCTAACAAATGCATGAATGTTAGACTCTTATTCaactcttattatttttttgaaataatgtcaatatatctggattgaaaattaaaagtaaACAGGTATTATgggaatttaattttttgaaaaaagagaGACGGAAGATATCTTTTGCCTGTAATTTAGCTTCCGTTTCAAGGATACGCCTCTGAGCCCGTGACAGGGCTTTCTTCAAACTAGAGCTTCAGCTTCCCTTGGATGTTCCACTCTGCTATTTCGGGCTCTTAGAAAACCCCCCCTGATCATCTCTAATTACACTTCTCATGCCGCTGGAATTAATGACTGCATTTTAATCTTCACCCAAGGTCATCTTATTGTTTACTGATTTATCTTAtcgtattactccctccgtccccctgagcagtatacattgggggacagggacgcgacacggactttaatgctcctgcaaaatgTAATTGtacaatctatttttaaaatttttcttttctgaattaaagtttggatgttatatttttatacagaaaaagaaaatctcaaaaataagttacggaactatattttataagagcattgaaatgcgtatCGAGccgttaaaaagaaacgtatacaattaaatggtacagagggagtacttaatAACTACTGCATATACAAACTGTATTTGTAAATGTTTACTTTATTACCTGTTTTGTGCGTAAATATTATGCATACTTTTATGGAGTGCAGATGTGAAATTAAAGTCTTAATCATCTATTCGTCTCTATGTAGAATTTCTTTGGCAAAATGTTTCCCACAGTAAAATCCTGTCATCAATTTAAAAACTCCGGAGTAATTGTATGATTCATCAGTCTTCAGCACTTCTAATGTCAACTCCCAACTACAATTACAAAGCATATGAATATCTTGCTCATAATTCTTAATCATCGATATATGACAACATACCCAATTATCTACacaatttctattacaaagcatTAAAAACAATTGTCTATCTTTGAGCTGTGCTATATTCAGGTACACAATGAAATCAATCCATTGGCCCTCTGAACTGGGAGTCATTATTATACCACTTCGGATCCCAATGGTTTCCTATTTCTGGTGCAGCAAGTGAAGGGGCAGATCCATCTGGACCTTCATTAATCACCTTTTGCTTCTTCCGAGGAGACAGCGGCTGAACAGATGCATCAGTTGCTTGGTGTGAGTATGACTGGAACTGTTTATCCTCACCTCCAGGTTGGGACTCCGTGCCTACCAGAGAACTCCCCAGCTTCTGTTGTTCCTCAATAATCTTTTGCAAATACTTTCCTTGAGCTTCTATTCTCATTTGTAACTGTCTTTGTACCTAATTATCAACCAAGTGAAGGTAAAGTTAGCAAATACATTTATATCAAAGCTTTCTTACGTTGACTGCCCTGTTTATCTTGTAATTAAGGACTATCCTGAAACTATACAACCAGTAGCCAGTATCAATAACCTATTCTAGTACAATGAATGCCACAAAGGGATGTGATATATGAAATGTAAGACAAGCCACTATTTTCAAGCTTGCGGATATAAAGAATACAAATTGAtctattaaatttgtaaaattatcaAGTTGCAACTTGTAAAGGTAAAAGATAATTATCTCACTGAGACAATTAAACTCATAAATGTAATCCGGTTAATGACATATTGCTTGACCTCGAAACCAGAATGGAAGATCATGTGAATATAATCACTTCCAAAAACAAAAAGTGCAAATTGATCATTACCTCTAGTTGTTCATGGAGACGCTTCTGAACTTCCATCTGCATCCTCAAAGCTTCATTAATTTGCAGTCCCCTGGATATTTCTATAATAGGTTAGGCCTGGTAAGAAACTTTAGACTGTAAAGCAAATTGATGTGTTATCAGATGACAGCAAACACCCCACGAACAAGAGAAAGTAAAATGAGCAAGGAGTGGAGCAAAAACACTCACGGAGGAGAATCCATACTGTCAAGGCTGTCTCCCGATATTTTCTTATCTTCTTTGGATCCTAACatcgacaaaaaaaaattatcgacTTAAAAAATGATGCTAGCATAATAAAATACTGAATCTGAACAAGATCCAGAAAGCTTTACCATCAGCTGGGGACTCTGGCAGATACTTTGCAAGTCGATATTtctgtattaaaatataataaaacacatcTACTTAGTACTCAAGTTCAATATATGTAACACACAATGACTGAAAACAATGAAATGAGACCAACCTGTAGGTGGCTTTTCACATGATAAATGGTTAATCCAGGTACGCCCATGACTCTCAAAACACCTTTAGGTGTTGCTCCTGGAAGAAGAGGAGGTGCAAAAATAAGTATGAATATATAAAGAGAACCACCCATGGTATTTGTAAGCTGAGAACAATTTTCAATGTCTTCTGAATATTAGAAGCTCTCATTTATAGGGCTCACTGCAACAAAATCATCTAAAACAACCAAAGACACACTTTAATACTCATATACTAAAATCAATTGTTACTTTTTTAGATACAgctcaaaaattatatactagaGTCTACTGAAGCTTTCATTTATTCACAAGAAAAACACTGATAACAGTAATTGCTCTTTCTCATGTATTGTTTAGATCCCACTATGGAGTTGTTTGGTTC of the Daucus carota subsp. sativus chromosome 4, DH1 v3.0, whole genome shotgun sequence genome contains:
- the LOC108215638 gene encoding myb family transcription factor PHL7 isoform X2: MPSSVCVGHQISMIVLLMPSRNLEDQTVGATPKGVLRVMGVPGLTIYHVKSHLQKYRLAKYLPESPADGSKEDKKISGDSLDSMDSPPGLQINEALRMQMEVQKRLHEQLEVQRQLQMRIEAQGKYLQKIIEEQQKLGSSLVGTESQPGGEDKQFQSYSHQATDASVQPLSPRKKQKVINEGPDGSAPSLAAPEIGNHWDPKWYNNDSQFRGPMD
- the LOC108215638 gene encoding myb family transcription factor PHL7 isoform X1, which gives rise to MYNPKKFSTMGLVPYKAQGSEQISPVAAVGGPPVETSPPPAGANAKQRLRWTSDLHDRFVDAIAQLGGPDRATPKGVLRVMGVPGLTIYHVKSHLQKYRLAKYLPESPADGSKEDKKISGDSLDSMDSPPGLQINEALRMQMEVQKRLHEQLEVQRQLQMRIEAQGKYLQKIIEEQQKLGSSLVGTESQPGGEDKQFQSYSHQATDASVQPLSPRKKQKVINEGPDGSAPSLAAPEIGNHWDPKWYNNDSQFRGPMD